The genomic DNA ACAAGTACACCGCTGTTTCCATTTTCGTCGTTTGGAAATCGCCACTCTAACCCGAACTCGAAGTTCTCGTATTTCTTCTTTGTTCGAATGTATCCGTATGGCTGTCCGCTACAGATGACGAAAGGAACTCCTGTTTCCCTATCTTCTGCATAGGTCCAGGTGTCTGGAAACTTTGCGTCTTTCTTGCCTGAAAAGAAGGTCCACGTCTCGCCGGGGAAATTCTTCGAGATAAGGTGGCTTTTGGGAGCCACTTCCAGCTCGGGAGATGTCATTTCAGTCGTTTTTACTTCTTGACAAATCCCGGACGAGTCGATCATAAATGTGAGAATGATCGCAGGAATTATGACAAAAAATCGCTGATCAACAAATAATCTTAGGGACATCAGTCGGTGCATATTCTCAGCACTCTACTGTCAAGCCTTTTCCACGAAGCTACCGGAGAATTTACTCTCCTGCCTGAGGAAACGCAATTGTTCAAGGGATAATCCATGTCGAATGTAAGAAGTCAGGGGTGTCAGGTCAGTTATTTCGGTGTGGCTTCTCGGAAGATCGTCTGATTGATCGGCTTCGGTTGAACACCGCCAGCAGGCAGAATTTTTATCGATCCTTGTAAGACGACACGTTTCGGAGCTAAGCAAGACTTGGAGTCACAAGCCTGAGACTGAAGTTGTATCTTCACAGGAATCTCGCCCTGGCTTCCTTCTGGGACATGCAGAAGTGCTTTCACCAGGACTTTTCCTTCATAGACGGAAAGTGCTTGATCAATCCCTTCCAGTTTGAACTGATGCCCTTTGGGATATTGAATCTTGCTGAGTTTTAATTTTGATTCTCCCGCGATTTTTAGTTCAGTCGGGATGACGAAATCAGGCTGTGCGGGGTTCGCATTGATATGCCAACCTTCCGCGATTGTGATCTCGATTGCGACAGGGACGGTTCCCCCTGCAGTGACGGAATCGAGTCCGAAAAAACCTCGCGGACTAGCTTTTGCATCTTTGAGTGAATCAGGATTTGCAGGTGCGAGACCGACAATAATAGGGGATTCTTTCGGGGTTTCGGGTTTTGGATCCATCGGAGCAGAGACTCCCCCTGCAAACAGGTTTCCAGCTCCATTTGGAACACTTTGATTTCCTTGAGAAATCAGAAATGCTTGTGTGGCCATCGCGAAGTAAGGGAGGCTTCCCAGAGACTGTCGAAACTGTGAGGCGAACGCATCGATCGTTTGTTGGGCATGCTTTGCGTAAATGCTGTCGCCGGTCAGTGAAGCGAGTTTTGTCAAGTTTTGAATGCTCACGCTGTTCCCTGAGGGAATCACGCTGTCGTAAGCTGATTTCGTGCGGGCAATGAGGGATTCATGATCGTGTGATGTAAAGAAAAATCCCCCTCGGTCTCTGTCCCAGAATTGATTGATTTGATTGTCTGTCAATAGCCGGGCTGTGTTGAGCCATTTTTCTTCGCCAGTTGCATCGTGCAAAGCAAGTAGGCCGCTGACCAGAAAAGCGTAATCGTCAAGGTAGGCCGGGAGAGAGGCTTTGTCGTTCATCGCTGTTCTTAACAGTCTCCCTTCGCGGTCACGGAGCGTGGAAAGCAGGTATAACGCCGCCTTGTTCGCATGCTCAATGTAGTCTTGCCGCTGAAGGATTTTTCCGGTCCGGGCAAAGGCCCGAATCATCAGGCCGTTCCAACTCGTTAAGATTTTGTCGTCACGCCGAAGCGGTTTGCGAGTAAGACGTTTTTTTAGCAATTCTGCTCGCATGCGGGAGAGTCGTGTTTCCAGTTCTTCCGCTGGGAGACCGAGTTGTTGAGCAGTTTCTGCAACCGGACGCGACAAGTGTAAAACGTACCCCTGCTCGAATTTCGACTCCTGGTCGAGTCCGTAGACCGCAGCGAAATATCGGTATCCATTCGGATTCAGGACGCTCTGAACTTCTTCTTTTGACCAGACATAATATTGTCCTTCGATTCCATCAGTCTCTGCATCCAGTGCGGAATAAAATGCGCCACCCTTATCGGTCATTTCATTCAGGACAAATTGCATGATCCCTTCTGCGATCTCTCGATAACGTTTTTTGCGGGTCCGCTCATACGCTTCGGCATACACTTCTGCCAGTTGTGCATTGTCGTACAACATCTTTTCGAAATGAGGGACCAGCCATTCGCGGTCGGTGCTGTATCGATGGAACCCGCCTCCTAAATGGTCGTAGATTCCGCCATCACCCATTTCGTCGAGTGTCTTGTCCAGCTTCTGTGCCAGCTCAGCTGAGTTCTCGGCATTTCTCGCAATTTGTGACTGCAGCAGCATGAGCCGTGAAGGGACCGGAAATTTGGGTTTGTCCGGGACTTTTGGGTTGAAGTCAAATCCACCGTCGACCGGGTCGTAATGGGTGAGGACAGATTCGATGGAATTCTGAACATCTTTCAGATTGACCGCTCCCCCTTCTGAAAATGAGGGAGGCTGAGAAAGTCTTTTGACTTCGTTGGAGAGCGCAGTCGCTGTCCGTTGCACTGCTGGCTTTTGCTGATTCCACGCGTCGTTGAGTTGGTTCAGGACGCTCGGGAAACCTGGCCGACCGGGAAGGTCTTCCGGTGGAAAATAGGTCCCGCCGGCAATCGGTTCTCCGGTGGGAGTCAGGAAGATCGAGAGAGGCCAGCCTCCTCCTTGAGCAGAGCCTGACAGTTGGAAGTAGACCTGCAGCGAGAGCATGTAAATTTCATCGAGATCAGGGCGTTCCTCTCGGTCGACTTTGATGCAAATGAAGTGCTCGTTCATGAACTTCGCGATCTCTTCGTTCTCGAAGACTTTTCGCTCCATCACATGACACCAGAAACAACTGCTGTACCCGATCGAAAGGAAGATTGGCTTGTCCTGCTTCTTGGCAGCATCAAGGGCTTCCGTTCCCCACGGATACCAGTCCACCGGATTGTAAGCGTGTTGAAGCAGATATGGGCTCGA from Thalassoglobus polymorphus includes the following:
- a CDS encoding thioredoxin domain-containing protein, whose amino-acid sequence is MRFLSIIALFGIVLSGMFSIPQPLFGQDAKKKHPQKANRLVNESSPYLLQHAYNPVDWYPWGTEALDAAKKQDKPIFLSIGYSSCFWCHVMERKVFENEEIAKFMNEHFICIKVDREERPDLDEIYMLSLQVYFQLSGSAQGGGWPLSIFLTPTGEPIAGGTYFPPEDLPGRPGFPSVLNQLNDAWNQQKPAVQRTATALSNEVKRLSQPPSFSEGGAVNLKDVQNSIESVLTHYDPVDGGFDFNPKVPDKPKFPVPSRLMLLQSQIARNAENSAELAQKLDKTLDEMGDGGIYDHLGGGFHRYSTDREWLVPHFEKMLYDNAQLAEVYAEAYERTRKKRYREIAEGIMQFVLNEMTDKGGAFYSALDAETDGIEGQYYVWSKEEVQSVLNPNGYRYFAAVYGLDQESKFEQGYVLHLSRPVAETAQQLGLPAEELETRLSRMRAELLKKRLTRKPLRRDDKILTSWNGLMIRAFARTGKILQRQDYIEHANKAALYLLSTLRDREGRLLRTAMNDKASLPAYLDDYAFLVSGLLALHDATGEEKWLNTARLLTDNQINQFWDRDRGGFFFTSHDHESLIARTKSAYDSVIPSGNSVSIQNLTKLASLTGDSIYAKHAQQTIDAFASQFRQSLGSLPYFAMATQAFLISQGNQSVPNGAGNLFAGGVSAPMDPKPETPKESPIIVGLAPANPDSLKDAKASPRGFFGLDSVTAGGTVPVAIEITIAEGWHINANPAQPDFVIPTELKIAGESKLKLSKIQYPKGHQFKLEGIDQALSVYEGKVLVKALLHVPEGSQGEIPVKIQLQSQACDSKSCLAPKRVVLQGSIKILPAGGVQPKPINQTIFREATPK